In a genomic window of Sutcliffiella sp. FSL R7-0096:
- a CDS encoding S8 family serine peptidase, whose protein sequence is MKSSKLPKIVLCVGILLGSALPISSEPVVRAESTQNAMSILASLSKEQREALDKLETNRSIKGLQLSRAIDLKSEENVTVIVEFEQLPAKAETVYKSLQGEEVPLEKAKKMVEDSHEKFRKELDDKLVPKAKSGKANYEVKHTYKNAFNGITLSLPANKVENLLDSEVVKAVYSELEVQLTPPPKLTEEEEATTKVDSILFMNIDQLHKEGFTGKGVKVGVIDTGVDYNHPDIKDAYKGGYDFVDNDDDPMEATYEDWKAAPGYPEVNQGNTYYTNHGTHVSGTIIGQAENDSDYKVIGVAPEADLYAYRVLGPYGSGSNSSIIAGIDRAVADGMDVINLSLGAQTNNPLDAASLTVNNAVLSGVTAVVAAGNSGDLGNSTLGSPGAAALALTVGASSASSFVTTYNGMFSSNGKESDGTLQLMTNKWTDDFRKLKGQNYEMVEVGEGGPADYNGKDVNGKVAFVARGTYALIDKMNYAKQNGAAGIVIYNNIPDEGHIPHYLGENNGNIPTFSLSNQDGLAVKELFKEGTPTITLGEMGEAEISGDELASFSSKGPSGTLYDIKPDVTAPGVNILSTVPAYMHNKEDPTDYSFAYQRLSGTSMAAPQVAGIAALLLQAHPDYTPSDIKSVIMNTADPLKNQYSVFEVGAGRVDPMQALHSDTLISVLDETPFIENGEEILIPEQTGGLSYGFIPMGDEHITKTTNLSITNNSKKNKKYDITVEYNVGAKASGSLDAEKNGVRLNIPSTIQAKKNKEGRFNVFLTIPKSAQKGTYEGYIVIKNQKDTEEIYRIPFGAKVVEEGIGYFEVYTPSISTDRVKNPYSRKATDLDFRLNSPMETLDWILVDPATKAELGWITGVNATGAAIDYDYFIDDGFAGYYFPFTGHEKKPISYTRIRAEDGIYEVKMIGTTKDGRQFARTSTISLDNSEPKVTFDETNAMPKGDIPIVVLPEGQDTVTLSGTVIDQELHEAQQAGISLSQANNNLWYGPSGPNYRLEVDENGKFKTELNVATSSIREMQYLGADYAGNTAIPKVVYYVKEGSQFIYAKPDKESYQMGDKIKYTFYAHNLVNAKDFSMTLNYQDKFFDEAIDFQLGEQLPEGSELIETTTKPGTTRTIIEITIPDEGVSGDVALFDMIADTNADEFRHVYSPLFSTTTMQINKGPRIPTKIGLHPIYPAISQVDAGYLSAEGLLTDKGGIDYSRDYSMVGAAIQLKGMEGTSYPARLEANGRIYVDKLPVTVKNYTMVIDVPGHYTTYTPLEVGYQANGIDIGEWISYRTAVSKPGDINKDDVVDIYDALLLQEYWGTDNRNTDINFDGTTDELDFQLLEKYYLSENDFVLDTPDPQSEASGKNIEKIKLELGMTP, encoded by the coding sequence ATGAAAAGTAGTAAGTTGCCGAAGATCGTGCTATGTGTTGGAATACTTTTAGGTTCTGCTTTGCCAATCAGTTCAGAACCAGTTGTCCGTGCAGAATCAACGCAGAATGCCATGAGTATTCTTGCGAGTCTATCAAAAGAACAACGTGAGGCACTCGATAAATTAGAGACAAATCGTTCGATTAAAGGCCTTCAATTATCTAGGGCAATTGATTTAAAGAGTGAGGAGAATGTGACAGTCATTGTTGAATTCGAGCAATTACCTGCGAAGGCAGAGACAGTCTACAAGTCACTGCAAGGGGAAGAGGTCCCTCTTGAAAAGGCGAAAAAAATGGTGGAAGACTCACATGAAAAATTTAGAAAAGAATTAGATGATAAGCTTGTGCCAAAGGCGAAATCCGGGAAAGCGAACTACGAAGTAAAGCACACCTATAAAAATGCTTTTAATGGAATTACCCTGTCCTTACCGGCCAACAAGGTTGAAAATCTATTAGACTCTGAGGTGGTTAAAGCAGTGTACAGCGAATTGGAAGTACAGCTTACTCCTCCACCTAAATTAACGGAGGAAGAAGAGGCAACAACCAAAGTGGACAGTATCCTTTTTATGAATATCGATCAGTTACATAAAGAAGGGTTCACAGGTAAAGGGGTAAAGGTTGGCGTTATAGACACAGGGGTTGATTATAATCATCCAGATATCAAAGATGCTTACAAAGGTGGATATGACTTTGTAGACAATGATGATGATCCGATGGAAGCCACATATGAGGATTGGAAAGCAGCTCCTGGGTATCCTGAAGTGAACCAAGGTAACACATACTATACAAATCATGGAACACATGTATCAGGGACAATTATTGGTCAAGCTGAAAATGATTCGGACTATAAGGTCATTGGTGTTGCTCCTGAAGCCGATTTGTATGCTTATCGTGTATTGGGGCCTTATGGAAGCGGATCGAATAGCTCGATTATTGCCGGCATAGATCGTGCAGTTGCAGACGGTATGGATGTCATTAATCTATCGCTTGGAGCACAAACGAACAATCCTTTAGATGCTGCTAGCTTAACGGTCAATAACGCCGTCTTAAGCGGTGTGACGGCAGTCGTAGCTGCTGGAAACTCAGGAGATTTAGGTAACAGTACATTAGGTTCGCCTGGGGCTGCTGCACTTGCTTTGACGGTAGGAGCCAGTTCAGCCTCCTCTTTTGTCACGACATATAATGGTATGTTTTCTTCAAATGGCAAGGAGTCGGACGGTACCTTGCAGTTAATGACCAACAAATGGACGGATGATTTCAGGAAGCTCAAGGGACAAAATTACGAGATGGTCGAAGTTGGAGAAGGCGGACCTGCTGATTACAACGGAAAAGATGTAAATGGAAAGGTTGCATTCGTTGCCAGAGGGACCTATGCCCTTATTGATAAAATGAACTATGCTAAACAAAATGGCGCAGCGGGTATTGTAATTTATAACAATATACCAGACGAAGGCCATATTCCACACTATCTAGGAGAAAACAACGGAAATATCCCTACTTTTTCTCTATCAAATCAAGATGGTTTAGCAGTAAAAGAATTATTCAAAGAGGGTACACCAACTATCACACTTGGAGAAATGGGTGAAGCGGAAATTAGCGGAGACGAGCTTGCTTCTTTCAGCTCAAAGGGTCCATCAGGCACATTATATGATATCAAGCCAGATGTAACGGCACCGGGTGTGAATATTTTATCCACCGTCCCAGCATATATGCATAATAAAGAAGATCCTACTGATTATTCCTTTGCATACCAACGCTTATCAGGAACATCCATGGCAGCTCCTCAAGTTGCCGGAATTGCCGCGTTACTATTACAAGCACATCCGGATTACACTCCGAGTGATATTAAATCTGTCATCATGAATACAGCAGACCCATTAAAAAATCAATATAGTGTATTTGAAGTAGGAGCGGGGCGAGTCGATCCAATGCAGGCACTTCACTCAGATACGTTAATTTCTGTGCTGGATGAAACGCCATTTATTGAAAACGGAGAAGAAATACTCATCCCAGAACAAACGGGTGGCTTAAGTTACGGTTTCATTCCAATGGGGGATGAACATATCACCAAAACAACGAATCTATCGATCACAAATAATAGTAAGAAAAACAAAAAATATGATATCACCGTTGAGTATAATGTTGGAGCAAAAGCATCAGGGTCGCTGGACGCAGAGAAAAACGGTGTAAGACTGAATATTCCTAGTACGATTCAAGCGAAAAAAAATAAAGAGGGACGCTTTAATGTTTTTCTTACAATTCCTAAATCCGCTCAAAAAGGAACCTATGAAGGGTATATTGTCATTAAAAACCAAAAGGATACAGAAGAAATCTACCGTATTCCATTTGGAGCAAAGGTAGTGGAAGAAGGGATCGGATACTTCGAAGTATATACACCGAGTATTTCTACTGACCGGGTGAAAAATCCTTACAGTAGGAAGGCTACAGATCTTGACTTTAGATTAAATTCCCCAATGGAAACATTGGATTGGATATTGGTGGATCCGGCTACGAAAGCAGAGTTGGGGTGGATTACAGGAGTAAACGCAACGGGAGCAGCAATTGATTATGACTATTTTATTGATGATGGATTTGCGGGTTATTATTTTCCGTTTACGGGTCACGAGAAGAAGCCAATTAGTTACACAAGAATTAGAGCAGAAGATGGCATATATGAAGTCAAGATGATTGGAACGACAAAGGATGGCAGGCAATTTGCCAGAACGTCGACCATAAGCCTTGATAATAGTGAACCAAAAGTGACCTTTGATGAGACAAATGCCATGCCTAAAGGGGACATTCCGATAGTTGTCCTGCCAGAAGGACAAGACACCGTAACGCTTTCAGGTACTGTGATAGATCAAGAACTACATGAAGCACAACAAGCAGGCATTTCATTGAGTCAAGCAAATAACAATCTTTGGTATGGTCCAAGCGGTCCAAATTATCGACTTGAGGTAGATGAAAATGGTAAGTTCAAAACAGAGTTAAATGTTGCAACAAGCTCCATAAGAGAAATGCAATATCTTGGTGCCGATTATGCGGGAAATACCGCTATTCCTAAAGTCGTTTATTATGTAAAAGAAGGATCACAGTTTATATATGCAAAGCCAGACAAAGAGTCTTATCAAATGGGTGATAAAATAAAGTACACGTTCTATGCACATAATCTAGTAAATGCTAAGGACTTCTCTATGACTCTAAATTATCAAGATAAGTTCTTTGACGAAGCTATTGATTTCCAATTAGGGGAGCAGCTGCCGGAAGGTTCGGAATTAATTGAAACAACTACTAAACCTGGTACAACCAGGACGATTATTGAAATAACCATTCCTGATGAAGGTGTTTCGGGGGATGTAGCATTATTTGATATGATTGCGGATACAAATGCAGATGAATTCAGACATGTTTATTCACCACTTTTCAGTACTACCACTATGCAGATAAATAAAGGACCACGAATACCTACAAAAATCGGACTTCACCCAATTTATCCAGCAATTTCCCAAGTTGATGCAGGGTATTTAAGTGCTGAAGGGTTGTTAACGGATAAAGGTGGGATCGATTATAGCAGGGATTATTCGATGGTGGGAGCAGCTATTCAATTAAAAGGCATGGAAGGAACCTCGTATCCTGCGAGATTAGAAGCGAATGGTCGAATTTATGTCGATAAACTCCCAGTAACAGTAAAGAACTATACCATGGTTATCGATGTACCAGGACATTATACGACGTACACGCCATTAGAAGTCGGTTACCAAGCAAATGGGATTGATATTGGAGAATGGATTTCCTATAGAACTGCAGTATCCAAGCCAGGAGATATAAATAAAGACGATGTTGTAGATATTTATGATGCATTATTACTTCAAGAGTATTGGGGGACAGATAATAGAAATACGGATATAAATTTCGATGGCACGACAGATGAGTTGGATTTTCAGCTTCTTGAAAAGTACTATCTATCAGAAAACGACTTTGTCCTTGATACTCCAGACCCTCAATCTGAAGCGAGTGGAAAGAATATTGAAAAGATTAAACTAGAGCTAGGAATGACTCCTTAA
- a CDS encoding helix-turn-helix transcriptional regulator encodes MSLGILIKFHREKNGLTQEELGKGVCSVTHVSKIERGTTQFSSEITNLLSEKLGINMEEELQSLQKFEKLLHQWHDCMVLQQNNEIERLKNQIEKNSLFLIQSVKNKYFLLQARYFLLQGEITSAKALINKIYNVRKDLNMYETHLLHHLLGILELQKGNFKKALEYLLKINEKEYQNQEFYYQIAIAYHNLQFKVKAYYYSELSLEYFQKTNNFKKIVDAETIKLINEGRNELWDIDNLVNRYNQLIAQCEIINDTSKKANLLSNLAYEYSYTGDNENARIYYKKTLDLLKGNKKSSIFLNNLIGYIYCCLQIKENKVDSMLTQLIQTGMEISKEIKDHSSLAFFQMLRLLHDDEKELYYQFIEVKIIPMLNKNGNYHQLHTYEKTMFQYYLDQGKHEEANRYASRLLNN; translated from the coding sequence TTGAGTTTGGGAATCCTAATCAAATTCCATAGGGAAAAAAATGGCCTGACACAAGAAGAATTGGGAAAAGGGGTCTGTTCTGTAACTCATGTAAGTAAAATTGAGCGGGGAACGACTCAGTTTTCATCAGAGATCACCAATTTATTAAGTGAGAAGCTAGGAATTAATATGGAAGAAGAATTACAATCGCTTCAGAAATTTGAAAAACTTCTGCATCAATGGCACGATTGTATGGTTTTGCAACAGAACAATGAAATTGAACGACTCAAAAATCAGATTGAAAAGAATTCTCTGTTTTTAATCCAATCGGTGAAAAATAAATATTTTCTTCTGCAAGCTAGGTATTTTCTATTGCAAGGGGAAATAACGAGTGCCAAAGCACTTATTAATAAAATTTATAACGTCCGAAAAGATTTAAATATGTACGAAACTCACTTACTCCACCATCTATTAGGAATATTAGAACTTCAAAAAGGTAACTTCAAAAAAGCACTTGAATATCTTCTTAAAATAAATGAAAAAGAATATCAGAACCAGGAATTCTATTATCAGATTGCAATTGCCTATCACAATCTTCAATTTAAAGTAAAAGCTTACTATTATAGTGAACTTTCACTTGAATATTTTCAAAAGACAAATAATTTCAAAAAAATTGTTGATGCAGAAACTATCAAATTAATCAATGAAGGAAGAAACGAGCTTTGGGATATTGATAATCTTGTCAATCGATATAACCAATTGATTGCGCAATGCGAAATAATAAATGATACTTCAAAAAAAGCCAACTTGCTAAGTAATTTAGCTTATGAATATTCTTATACTGGGGATAATGAAAACGCAAGAATATACTATAAAAAGACATTGGACCTGCTTAAAGGTAATAAAAAATCTTCTATTTTCTTGAATAACCTTATAGGATATATTTACTGTTGCTTACAGATAAAAGAAAATAAAGTAGATAGTATGCTGACGCAATTGATTCAAACGGGTATGGAAATATCAAAGGAAATCAAAGATCATAGTAGCTTAGCATTCTTTCAAATGCTTCGTTTGCTGCACGATGATGAAAAAGAGCTTTATTATCAATTTATTGAGGTGAAAATCATCCCTATGCTTAACAAAAACGGGAATTATCATCAGTTGCATACTTATGAAAAAACGATGTTTCAATACTACCTAGACCAAGGCAAGCATGAGGAGGCTAACAGATATGCTAGCAGACTCCTTAACAATTAG
- a CDS encoding signal peptidase I yields the protein MEKAAAFFKKGLTVTIILFIMVILFSIFASLNTNKPLSVLGLKPLTVLSNSMAPVFEAGDVIITREVDPGDLSKGDIISFYNEEQLLITHRITSIVEADGGRHFYTKGDNNNSVDEHVTKANEIVGKKVFLVPFLGFFSQFTKGPLGFLLFIALPLTGYVCIVVFEKMKPKSKKEIKQS from the coding sequence ATGGAAAAGGCTGCAGCATTTTTTAAAAAAGGTTTAACGGTCACAATCATCTTATTTATTATGGTCATCCTATTTTCCATTTTCGCTAGCCTTAACACTAACAAACCACTAAGCGTTTTGGGATTAAAGCCTCTCACCGTTTTATCGAATAGTATGGCACCAGTTTTTGAGGCTGGGGATGTCATTATTACTCGAGAGGTTGATCCAGGTGATCTTAGCAAGGGTGACATTATTTCTTTTTACAACGAAGAGCAACTATTGATCACTCATAGAATCACGTCCATTGTTGAGGCAGATGGGGGGAGGCATTTTTATACAAAAGGTGATAACAATAATTCAGTAGATGAGCATGTCACTAAAGCTAATGAGATTGTAGGAAAAAAAGTATTTCTGGTTCCGTTCTTAGGCTTCTTCTCTCAATTTACAAAAGGCCCACTAGGTTTCTTACTGTTCATAGCTCTACCTTTAACAGGCTATGTATGTATAGTGGTATTTGAAAAAATGAAACCAAAAAGTAAGAAAGAAATTAAACAATCATAA
- a CDS encoding S8 family serine peptidase: MIFIIVLFFSSIVTPAGAEFYQQKEGQLVNPLQQDRELPMDDLNENKENDPLYGQDMTSFDPNENVRLIVQVDVNDKARTVPEKQVEQVKDTFIKKRNGSTEIRHTYATDFYGFSIETTMKEAEKLKEVEGVKDIRIAKTYEHSVLKSKEIVEAMNVWTKYHYRGEGMVVAIVDSGIDYEHEAMQLSEKGKKEAKYNINNIQKKLDETDVEDIWYTDKVPTGYNWADKNTNVKSTNNSHGTHVAGIVGAYEESQKKAVGVAPDVQLLAEKVFSDSLGFAYDDDIAAGIYHAVELGADVINLSLGSEAGMVDPDDIVQRAIQFATDHGVLVVASAGNASYSTKQSLLERSQLPLAKNPDIGLVGDPGITPSALQVASSESDLMKVDSLKMNDGSILGYQIQSRSQKIIDNLEVSKDYELIFAGEGFGKHLDGLDLKGKIVVAQPEKSYSTYSTLQFDTARNGAVALIVIPPSTVPSYANLLFTPNSIPAVTTSHEMGYQVVERLKSGENLTVQLSNDGLWVQNPATEPMSDFSSYGSPTDLSFKPEITAPGGKINSTVLNNQYETMSGTSMASPHVAAGGALLLQKYYEKLHLPKDKNTILLAKNVLMNTSEVITNPNHHNLAYSPRRQGSGMMKIEQAIKTPYMLHHVDAPLEQASSVALKEVDRTFDFTLDVKPLAKNLEKANHQYEIVVDVLMDETENRTYNGVEREYLTLNSIPIEEASIKINGKKQHKHTKFQYKPRRDGEVNISITLPENLSDGRFVEGFVRFIPKGSSVKDLTTLTIPFMGFYGEWDSIGNLDESPVDSDPFLGYTVLWNDMLELPMGYDQTTGTFEPEKVGYSPRSIATGIYPSFTALRNLKEVSLSIQDKDGNIISSISNFSEFTEDDSPYAFRKNIMSRNDFYYSFDWLFWSGHDDEGKILPDGNYYYVYESILNYEGAEPQQTKIPIKIDSVSPVIENIKIEDQPDGKYKISWDVIEEDSGYIGSKLWVNGKSKSLNSKKNEYISDESPQMVMVSAIDALRNVGVGYVGEDELLHAEPFINYLHVSGTNVNETKPASILLFGYKRLDWLFEISDADGNVLEYAEIENEHSIYGLKWSPDADYPDGEYYLTVTGTDETGLSLTSVPKVITVKQ; the protein is encoded by the coding sequence TTGATTTTCATAATCGTTTTGTTTTTTAGCAGCATTGTCACACCAGCTGGTGCAGAATTCTATCAGCAAAAAGAGGGCCAATTAGTGAATCCTCTGCAACAAGATAGAGAACTTCCAATGGATGATTTGAATGAGAATAAAGAAAACGATCCATTATATGGGCAGGATATGACATCTTTTGATCCAAATGAAAATGTGCGTTTAATCGTCCAAGTGGATGTAAATGATAAAGCGAGAACTGTACCTGAAAAACAAGTAGAGCAAGTAAAGGATACGTTCATAAAGAAAAGAAATGGTTCCACTGAAATAAGGCATACCTATGCCACAGACTTTTATGGATTCAGTATCGAAACAACCATGAAGGAAGCAGAGAAGTTAAAAGAGGTTGAAGGCGTAAAAGATATTCGCATCGCTAAAACCTATGAGCACAGCGTGTTGAAGAGTAAGGAAATTGTGGAAGCAATGAATGTATGGACAAAGTATCATTATAGAGGAGAAGGAATGGTCGTTGCCATTGTTGATAGTGGAATTGATTACGAGCATGAGGCAATGCAGCTTTCAGAAAAAGGGAAGAAGGAAGCGAAGTATAATATAAATAATATCCAAAAGAAGTTGGATGAAACAGATGTAGAGGATATTTGGTACACGGATAAAGTACCGACTGGATATAACTGGGCAGATAAAAACACAAATGTCAAATCAACTAACAATTCTCACGGTACGCATGTGGCAGGAATTGTTGGAGCATATGAAGAGTCTCAGAAGAAGGCAGTAGGAGTCGCTCCGGATGTCCAGTTGCTTGCCGAGAAAGTATTTTCTGATAGTTTAGGATTTGCATACGATGATGACATCGCGGCTGGTATTTACCACGCTGTTGAGCTGGGTGCAGATGTTATTAATTTAAGTTTAGGTTCAGAGGCTGGGATGGTGGATCCGGATGATATCGTACAACGGGCAATCCAATTTGCTACGGATCATGGGGTGCTGGTAGTAGCATCGGCTGGAAATGCTTCATACAGCACAAAACAAAGCCTGCTAGAACGCTCTCAATTACCATTGGCCAAAAATCCCGATATCGGTCTTGTCGGTGACCCTGGTATTACGCCATCTGCTCTGCAGGTTGCTTCTTCTGAAAGTGATCTGATGAAAGTAGATTCCCTTAAAATGAATGATGGAAGTATACTAGGCTATCAAATTCAATCAAGATCCCAAAAGATTATAGATAACCTAGAAGTTAGTAAGGATTATGAATTAATTTTTGCAGGTGAAGGATTTGGAAAGCATTTGGACGGATTGGACTTAAAGGGGAAAATCGTTGTTGCACAACCGGAGAAATCCTATTCAACGTATAGCACTCTTCAATTTGATACGGCAAGAAATGGGGCGGTCGCACTTATTGTGATTCCGCCAAGTACCGTTCCTTCGTATGCCAATTTACTTTTTACTCCCAATAGCATTCCGGCAGTAACAACCAGTCACGAAATGGGGTATCAGGTGGTAGAGCGGTTAAAAAGTGGAGAAAATTTAACGGTACAATTATCAAACGATGGACTTTGGGTGCAAAACCCTGCAACCGAGCCAATGTCAGATTTCTCATCATACGGTTCACCTACAGACCTAAGCTTTAAGCCTGAAATTACGGCTCCTGGGGGAAAAATAAACTCGACCGTCCTGAACAATCAGTATGAAACAATGAGTGGAACGTCTATGGCTAGTCCGCATGTCGCAGCAGGTGGAGCTTTACTTCTTCAAAAATATTACGAAAAGCTTCATCTACCTAAAGATAAAAATACTATTTTACTAGCAAAGAATGTCTTAATGAACACCTCTGAAGTAATCACAAATCCGAATCACCACAATTTAGCGTATTCTCCACGAAGACAAGGGTCAGGAATGATGAAAATTGAACAAGCAATTAAGACTCCATATATGCTACATCATGTTGATGCCCCTTTAGAACAAGCTTCATCTGTTGCTTTAAAAGAAGTGGACCGTACTTTTGATTTCACCTTAGATGTAAAGCCGTTAGCCAAAAATTTAGAAAAGGCGAATCACCAGTATGAAATCGTTGTAGATGTGTTGATGGATGAAACCGAGAATAGAACTTATAACGGAGTAGAAAGAGAGTATTTAACATTAAACTCTATTCCTATCGAAGAAGCCAGCATTAAAATTAATGGAAAAAAACAACATAAACATACTAAATTCCAATACAAACCAAGAAGAGACGGGGAAGTAAACATCTCTATAACATTACCAGAGAATTTAAGCGATGGAAGATTCGTAGAAGGATTCGTTCGTTTTATACCAAAAGGCAGTTCTGTAAAAGATTTGACAACGTTAACAATACCATTTATGGGCTTCTATGGTGAGTGGGATTCCATTGGCAATCTTGATGAAAGCCCAGTTGATAGCGACCCATTCTTGGGCTATACAGTATTGTGGAATGACATGCTGGAGCTTCCAATGGGATATGATCAGACTACGGGAACATTTGAACCAGAAAAGGTTGGGTATTCACCAAGATCCATTGCGACAGGAATCTACCCTTCATTTACGGCATTACGAAATCTGAAAGAAGTGTCTCTCAGTATCCAAGATAAAGATGGGAACATTATCTCCAGCATCTCTAACTTTAGTGAATTCACCGAGGATGACAGCCCTTATGCTTTTAGAAAGAACATCATGAGCCGTAACGATTTCTACTATAGTTTTGATTGGTTATTTTGGAGTGGCCACGATGACGAAGGAAAGATTCTACCGGATGGAAACTATTACTATGTATATGAAAGTATATTAAATTATGAGGGAGCAGAGCCTCAGCAAACCAAAATTCCAATTAAAATCGATTCCGTTTCACCAGTAATTGAAAATATAAAGATAGAAGACCAACCAGATGGAAAATATAAAATATCTTGGGATGTTATCGAAGAAGATAGTGGCTATATAGGAAGCAAGCTTTGGGTGAATGGTAAATCTAAGAGCTTGAATTCCAAAAAAAATGAATACATTTCGGATGAAAGTCCTCAAATGGTGATGGTTTCAGCGATTGATGCGCTCCGTAATGTAGGGGTGGGATATGTTGGAGAAGATGAATTGCTCCATGCAGAACCATTTATCAACTATTTGCACGTTTCCGGAACGAATGTAAATGAAACGAAGCCAGCTTCCATCCTACTCTTTGGTTATAAGCGTTTGGATTGGCTCTTTGAGATTTCGGATGCAGATGGTAATGTGTTGGAGTATGCCGAAATCGAAAATGAGCATTCTATTTATGGGTTGAAATGGTCCCCCGATGCTGACTACCCAGATGGTGAATATTATTTGACTGTAACAGGAACGGATGAAACAGGATTGTCGTTAACCTCTGTGCCAAAGGTTATAACGGTAAAACAATGA